A region of Sulfurimonas sp. DNA encodes the following proteins:
- a CDS encoding phospholipase A2, translated as MTQNNKTYYLHYDQVGTLKLISDKNHNIIKEVTYDTFGNILNDTNKNFKIPFGFAGGLQDKDTNLVHFGYREYDPQTGKWTAKDPIDFQGGDANLYGYVLNNPVNFVDPTGLACGSGCIGDLLVPDTSFNFNFTQSCVNHDNCYSNNGMSKDECDSSFLDDMKQSCLNEPFLLQSGCFKHAYDYYDAVKVLGESAYQNAQNSN; from the coding sequence ATGACACAAAACAACAAAACTTACTATCTTCACTATGACCAAGTAGGAACACTAAAACTCATTTCAGATAAAAACCATAACATCATAAAAGAAGTAACTTATGATACATTTGGTAATATACTAAACGATACAAACAAAAACTTTAAAATACCATTTGGTTTCGCAGGTGGACTACAAGATAAAGACACAAACTTAGTTCACTTTGGATATAGAGAGTATGACCCACAAACTGGTAAGTGGACTGCTAAAGACCCGATAGACTTCCAAGGTGGAGATGCTAATCTTTATGGGTATGTGTTGAATAATCCTGTTAACTTTGTGGATCCGACAGGATTAGCATGTGGAAGTGGATGTATAGGTGACTTGTTAGTTCCTGATACATCTTTTAATTTTAATTTTACACAGAGCTGTGTGAACCATGACAATTGTTATAGCAATAATGGAATGTCTAAAGACGAGTGTGATTCAAGTTTTTTAGATGATATGAAGCAATCTTGTTTAAATGAACCTTTTTTATTACAGTCAGGTTGTTTTAAACATGCATATGATTACTATGACGCTGTGAAGGTGTTAGGAGAGAGTGCTTATCAAAATGCACAAAATAGCAATTGA